The following are encoded in a window of Caretta caretta isolate rCarCar2 chromosome 19, rCarCar1.hap1, whole genome shotgun sequence genomic DNA:
- the LOC125624689 gene encoding gap junction beta-5 protein encodes MNWGVFEGLLSGVNKYSTAFGRIWISVVFIFRVLVYVVAAERVWSDDHKDFDFNTRQPGCSNVCFDHFFPVSHIRLWALQLILVTCPSLLVIMHVAYREAREQKHREVAGENCRRLYPNPGKKRGGLWWTYLLSLIFKAAVDVVFLYIFHEFYKNYTLPGVVKCEIPPCPNIVDCFISRPTEKNIFTLSMVITACLCILLSLVEACYLVGKRCRESLLSRRESSRRETRQFRSVVHSKDCSLSHGEQNSLEPGGWGFHAADCKLVAAPNTASSPIGEDVIS; translated from the coding sequence ATGAACTGGGGTGTCTTTGAAGGGCTCCTGAGCGGGGTGAACAAGTACTCCACGGCCTTCGGCCGCATCTGGATCTCCGTGGTCTTCATCTTCCGGGTGCTGGTCTACGTGGTGGCGGCGGAGCGGGTGTGGAGCGACGACCACAAGGACTTCGACTTCAACACGCGCCAGCCCGGCTGCTCCAACGTCTGCTTCGACCACTTCTTCCCCGTCTCCCACATCCGCCTCTGGGCCCTGCAGCTCATCCTGgtcacctgcccctccctgctggtGATCATGCACGTGGCCTACCGGGAAGCCAGGGAGCAGAAGCACCGGGAGGTAGCGGGCGAGAACTGCCGCCGGCTCTACCCCAACCCCGGCAAGAAGCGGGGAGGGCTGTGGTGGACCTACCTGCTCAGCCTCATCTTTAAGGCTGCTGTGGACGTGGTTTTCCTCTACATCTTCCACGAGTTCTACAAGAACTACACTCTCCCCGGCGTGGTGAAGTGCGAGATCCCCCCGTGCCCCAACATCGTGGACTGCTTCATCTCCCGGCCCACGGAGAAGAACATCTTCACCCTCTCCATGGTGATCACAGCCTGCCTCTGCATCCTGCTCAGCTTGGTGGAGGCCTGCTACCTGGTAGGGAAACGGTGCCGAGAGTCCCTGCTGTCCAGACGCGAGAGCAGCCGGAGGGAAACGAGGCAATTCAGGAGCGTCGTTCATAGCAAGGACTGTTCCCTCTCCCATGGCGAGCAGAACAGCCTCGAGCCGGGAGGGTGGGGTTTCCATGCTGCAGATTGCAAGCTAGTCGCGGCTCCAAACACAGCCAGTTCCCCGATAGGAGAAGATGTTATCTCCTAA